A single region of the Raphanus sativus cultivar WK10039 unplaced genomic scaffold, ASM80110v3 Scaffold0555, whole genome shotgun sequence genome encodes:
- the LOC130502443 gene encoding uncharacterized protein LOC130502443, giving the protein LSLWFTFCITIVCVVFALTVVRQILGSNWSDIYYKNNDLSGYKLVSPVLGLLAYNALNDVVLGNNLSSSYQISFLLDDATDPSTVDFGNISGPSLVERTILNKPMCATFGLDGKVTLAGEVKPYVCAIKTNGHFGLVLADDQDSSKSDGVGENEMKEKIGRWRSVVGGLVGYVTLGVVLLGFVVAAAVVTAKKRRRRAKRKGMERKAYEEEVLRVVTMVGHSRVFVASATRTLPGSMEHECVPN; this is encoded by the coding sequence TTATCTCTctggtttaccttctgcattactattgtttgtgtcgtCTTTGCACTTACAGTCGTGAGACAAATCCTGGGATCAAACTGGTCTGATATCTATTACAAGAACAATGATCTCTCGGGTTATAAACTTGTCTCCCCGGTTCTAGGGCTCTTAGCTTATAATGCCTTAAACGATGTTGTTTTGGGTAATAATTTGAGCAGCTCTTATCAGATAAGTTTTCTCCTAGACGATGCTACAGATCCATCCACCGTTGATTTCGGAAACATTTCTGGACCATCGTTGGTAGAGAGAACGATCTTGAATAAGCCAATGTGTGCGACCTTTGGCCTAGACGGTAAAGTAACGTTAGCTGGAGAAGTAAAGCCGTATGTCTGCGCCATTAAAACTAACGGACATTTTGGTTTGGTGCTGGCGGATGATCAGGATTCGTCCAAATCGGACGGTGTAGGAGAAAATGAAATGAAAGAGAAGATCGGACGGTGGAGATCGGTTGTTGGAGGGCTTGTTGGATATGTGACGCTGGGGGTGGTGCTTTTAGGGTTTGTGGTGGCGGCGGCAGTTGTGACGGCGAAGAAACGGAGAAGAAGGGCAAAAAGGAAAGGAATGGAGAGAAAAGCTTATGAAGAAGAAGTACTGAGAGTAGTGACAATGGTGGGACATTCTAGGGTTTTTGTTGCTTCTGCTACAAGGACTTTGCCTGGTTCAATGGAACATGAGTGTGTTcctaattaa